A genome region from Methanococcoides burtonii DSM 6242 includes the following:
- a CDS encoding PD-(D/E)XK nuclease family protein, translating into MSLFTNLLKLNPNQIPLEDFFTEIFTHLLKSDSDLFSKLIQDFNISNINFNDSFVSTQESFDALDNHFSGSRPDIFIELSNDTEKELIFIECKIGSEEGQDQLQRYAEHLDNIENINKKSLIYITRDFDAKNQKYIFMNCKNKSSLTFKQFRWYQIYQFLSLFNKDINNILISETLNFMEENGLSGSNQFTSIDILTITNFPRVRKMMEETMSGDVFKRFENITGANNPRHSTALNDLKDHNRYVYLQEQNDKFQLILGYFMNNLTIESYPKVGISINLSPKASERIQIMEVMKKIVSSSDKWKGYDLNEANNWAVISQTKSLDYFLNQEDHITALQNYFLELLNELETIKKNYNNLQWLV; encoded by the coding sequence AAATTTATTAAAATTAAACCCAAATCAAATTCCTTTAGAAGATTTTTTTACTGAAATTTTTACACATTTGCTAAAATCAGATAGTGATTTATTTTCAAAATTAATTCAGGATTTCAACATATCCAATATTAATTTCAATGACTCTTTTGTAAGTACACAGGAATCATTTGATGCATTAGATAATCATTTTTCTGGAAGTAGGCCGGATATTTTTATTGAATTGTCAAATGATACTGAAAAGGAACTTATTTTTATAGAATGTAAAATTGGGTCTGAAGAAGGTCAGGATCAATTACAAAGATACGCAGAACATTTAGACAACATAGAAAATATTAACAAAAAATCTCTTATTTACATTACAAGAGATTTTGATGCAAAAAATCAAAAGTATATTTTCATGAATTGTAAAAATAAATCGAGTCTCACATTTAAACAGTTCAGGTGGTATCAAATTTACCAATTCTTATCACTATTCAACAAAGACATTAATAATATTCTAATATCTGAGACATTGAACTTTATGGAGGAAAATGGTTTGTCAGGAAGCAATCAGTTTACAAGTATTGATATTTTAACAATAACAAACTTTCCACGTGTGAGAAAAATGATGGAAGAAACTATGAGTGGAGATGTTTTTAAAAGGTTTGAAAATATAACTGGTGCTAATAATCCAAGACATTCTACAGCTTTAAATGACTTAAAAGACCATAATCGGTATGTTTATCTTCAGGAACAAAATGATAAATTTCAACTTATATTGGGATATTTCATGAACAATTTAACGATTGAATCCTATCCAAAAGTTGGCATATCAATAAACCTTTCTCCAAAAGCTTCTGAAAGAATACAAATAATGGAAGTAATGAAGAAAATTGTTTCCAGTTCTGATAAATGGAAAGGTTATGACCTCAACGAGGCAAATAACTGGGCTGTAATTTCTCAAACAAAAAGCCTTGATTATTTTCTTAATCAAGAAGATCACATTACAGCTCTTCAAAACTATTTCTTGGAACTATTAAATGAGTTGGAAACTATAAAGAAGAATTATAATAATTTACAATGGCTTGTTTAA
- a CDS encoding ISH3 family transposase, whose amino-acid sequence MLSRLELTPAHCIKTVLPPLLDNIPISINGSLTPKDLFTNILGMSTAKLSIHSIGKQYHKTPCETSMRYHLHKIDFDQLIENNAKILLQSSHETLDSNKKYDLAIDYTNDPYYGEVDAINKNYVIRGQAKKSTNSFYSYISLCIINKYTRFTISMLPVEKGRTKTDYLKYFIDLVDKINLKTNVLCLDREFYSRDVFAFLQENEIPHITPVVRMGKRIKDLLDGNKKRYEKYVMKNKKGDVELDIAIDVKYLKGKRGKNGCENLGFVVYGIDWEPGKISTIYRKRFTIESSYRMRNVVKPKTSSRNPMLRYFYALISFMLKNAWLSIQRMHFMKVKRGPKTIEEDVFRFDLFVHFIEEWVRKKLKVKLVVKCYR is encoded by the coding sequence ATGTTATCACGACTAGAATTAACACCTGCTCACTGTATCAAAACGGTTCTACCACCACTTCTGGACAACATTCCCATTTCAATAAATGGATCACTTACTCCTAAAGACCTCTTCACTAATATTCTCGGAATGTCCACCGCTAAACTTTCAATTCATTCGATTGGTAAACAATATCATAAGACTCCATGTGAAACATCAATGAGATATCATTTGCATAAGATTGATTTCGATCAGCTCATTGAAAACAATGCAAAGATTCTCTTGCAATCATCCCACGAAACCCTTGATTCAAATAAAAAGTATGATCTTGCCATTGATTATACAAATGATCCATACTATGGAGAAGTGGATGCTATCAATAAGAACTATGTGATTCGAGGACAAGCTAAGAAATCAACAAACTCATTCTACTCTTACATTTCTCTTTGCATCATAAACAAATACACCAGATTTACAATTTCCATGTTGCCTGTAGAAAAAGGCAGAACGAAGACAGATTATCTTAAATATTTCATAGATCTAGTTGATAAAATCAATCTTAAGACCAATGTTCTTTGTTTGGACCGAGAATTTTACTCCAGAGATGTTTTTGCATTTTTACAGGAGAATGAGATTCCACATATTACTCCTGTTGTAAGGATGGGAAAAAGAATAAAGGATCTTCTTGATGGAAATAAAAAACGTTATGAAAAGTACGTCATGAAGAATAAGAAAGGAGATGTAGAACTTGATATTGCTATTGATGTTAAGTATCTGAAAGGAAAGAGGGGGAAGAATGGTTGTGAGAATTTAGGGTTTGTTGTTTATGGAATTGATTGGGAACCAGGAAAGATTAGCACGATCTACAGGAAACGATTTACTATTGAATCATCATATCGAATGCGGAATGTGGTGAAACCGAAAACATCTTCAAGAAATCCAATGCTACGATATTTCTATGCGTTGATATCATTTATGCTGAAAAATGCATGGTTATCGATTCAGAGAATGCATTTTATGAAGGTGAAAAGGGGACCGAAAACGATAGAAGAAGATGTTTTCAGATTTGATTTATTTGTTCACTTTATTGAGGAATGGGTGAGAAAAAAGTTGAAAGTAAAGTTAGTAGTGAAATGTTATAGGTAA
- the pscS gene encoding O-phospho-L-seryl-tRNA:Cys-tRNA synthase yields the protein MDEQMNKKYLANKLFETQFALEDLREIVRQSLPTGMSNDQSEHYDEIVSGLGGLLEDLGKKNGQTQPVKIVGDLMCRTREEEFINIQPIQAGGRLTPEARKAVIAYGDGYSTCDNCRKPFRLDKIEKPSISTFHTDLAEFVGMDQARVVPGARRGFQAVASSIIEKGDTVVVSTFAHYTEFLAVEGAGGIVREAPVNEHNILTAESVAHKIDEVKRETGKLPALIMIDHFDYLFCNEHDIYGIGKVAQEYGIPFLYNGAYTVGIMPVNGQKIGADFVVGSGHKSMASAAPSGVLATTEEWADKIFRTTQMVGDVTGRKFGIKEVEFLGCTLMGAPLLSMMASFPHVKERTKHWDEEVKKSNYFINEFLRIEGNEVLSEFPRKHALSKVDTTGSFDKVAKTHKRKGYFFSDELKKRGIAGEFPGATRSWKMSTYGLSWDQIHYLSNSFIEIADKYDININ from the coding sequence TTGGATGAACAGATGAACAAAAAATATCTCGCCAACAAATTATTTGAAACCCAATTTGCACTGGAAGATCTCAGGGAGATAGTCAGGCAATCTTTACCTACGGGTATGAGCAATGATCAGTCTGAACACTACGATGAGATCGTATCTGGTCTTGGCGGCCTTCTTGAGGATCTTGGTAAAAAAAATGGTCAAACACAACCTGTAAAGATCGTGGGTGACCTTATGTGCCGGACAAGGGAAGAGGAGTTCATAAATATCCAGCCTATCCAGGCCGGAGGAAGACTTACCCCTGAAGCACGTAAAGCGGTCATAGCCTATGGGGATGGATACTCTACCTGTGACAACTGCCGAAAACCGTTCAGGCTTGATAAGATCGAAAAACCTTCTATATCAACCTTCCACACGGACCTTGCAGAGTTTGTAGGAATGGACCAGGCACGTGTGGTTCCCGGTGCAAGAAGGGGATTTCAGGCTGTTGCTTCATCAATTATTGAAAAAGGTGATACTGTGGTCGTATCGACATTTGCTCATTATACTGAGTTCCTTGCCGTAGAAGGTGCCGGAGGTATCGTAAGGGAAGCTCCTGTGAACGAGCATAACATTCTCACGGCTGAATCAGTTGCTCACAAGATCGATGAAGTGAAAAGAGAGACCGGAAAACTTCCAGCTCTCATAATGATCGATCACTTCGACTACCTGTTCTGTAATGAACACGACATCTATGGTATCGGAAAGGTGGCACAGGAATACGGCATCCCATTCCTCTACAATGGTGCATACACTGTGGGCATCATGCCGGTAAATGGCCAAAAGATAGGGGCAGATTTCGTGGTAGGTTCAGGTCATAAGAGCATGGCATCAGCAGCTCCTTCAGGAGTGCTGGCGACCACTGAAGAATGGGCTGACAAGATATTCAGGACCACACAAATGGTCGGAGATGTCACCGGAAGAAAATTCGGTATAAAAGAGGTCGAGTTCCTTGGATGCACACTGATGGGAGCTCCATTGCTGTCAATGATGGCATCGTTCCCGCATGTGAAGGAAAGGACAAAGCACTGGGACGAGGAAGTCAAAAAGTCCAACTATTTCATTAACGAGTTCCTGAGGATCGAAGGAAATGAAGTGCTTAGCGAATTCCCGAGAAAGCATGCTCTTTCCAAGGTGGATACCACCGGAAGCTTCGACAAGGTAGCAAAAACACACAAGCGCAAGGGATACTTCTTCAGTGACGAACTGAAGAAACGCGGAATAGCAGGCGAGTTCCCGGGTGCTACAAGAAGCTGGAAAATGAGCACATACGGACTTTCGTGGGATCAGATACACTATCTCTCCAATTCTTTCATTGAGATAGCCGATAAATACGATATTAATATTAACTGA
- a CDS encoding O-acetylhomoserine aminocarboxypropyltransferase/cysteine synthase family protein: MTDKTYGLDTIALHGGHEPDATGSRAVPIYQTAAYVFNDAEHAANLFALKAFGNIYTRLMNPTTDVLEKRVAAIEGGTGALGVASGMSAITLAALAVTQLGDEIVSANNLYGGTYQLFNHTFPKLGRKVNFVDSTKPDDFEKAITEKTRAIYVEIIGNPKLDIPDLEKIAEIAHNAGIPLIVDNTVGVGIVKPIDYGADIVVLSATKFLGGHGTSIGGIIVDSGNFSWDNGKFPEFTDPDPSYHGLKFWESFGNIPGMGNLAFILRVRTQLLRDLGPAMSPFNAFQFIQGVETLSLRVKRHGENALAVARHLNSHPLVEWVNYPGLEDHPSHELAQKYLNGSYGAILGFGVKGGLEAGKKFIENVELLSHLANIGDAKTLVIHPASTTHQQLTKEEREQTGVTDDFIRMSVGLEDIDDIIADIDQALERSQ; the protein is encoded by the coding sequence ATGACTGACAAAACCTATGGATTAGATACAATAGCATTACACGGAGGTCATGAGCCAGATGCAACAGGATCAAGAGCTGTTCCCATCTACCAGACAGCAGCATACGTTTTCAACGATGCTGAGCACGCAGCTAACCTTTTTGCCCTGAAGGCATTCGGGAACATCTACACACGCCTGATGAACCCTACCACCGATGTTCTTGAAAAGAGGGTAGCTGCCATTGAGGGTGGTACAGGTGCATTAGGTGTAGCTTCAGGCATGTCTGCCATCACTCTTGCAGCCCTTGCGGTAACACAGCTCGGGGATGAGATAGTTTCTGCAAATAATCTCTATGGTGGCACGTACCAGCTTTTCAATCACACTTTCCCCAAACTTGGCAGGAAAGTAAATTTCGTAGATTCAACAAAACCGGACGATTTCGAAAAGGCCATTACTGAGAAGACCCGTGCCATCTATGTCGAGATAATCGGAAACCCAAAGCTGGATATCCCTGATCTTGAAAAGATAGCTGAGATCGCTCACAATGCTGGTATTCCCCTCATTGTGGACAACACCGTAGGTGTGGGCATTGTCAAACCTATCGATTATGGTGCTGACATCGTGGTCCTGTCCGCTACCAAGTTCCTCGGTGGCCATGGTACTTCCATTGGTGGTATAATAGTTGATTCCGGAAATTTCAGCTGGGACAACGGCAAGTTCCCTGAGTTTACCGACCCCGACCCCAGCTATCACGGTCTGAAGTTCTGGGAATCATTCGGCAATATTCCCGGAATGGGAAACCTTGCTTTTATCCTGAGGGTACGCACACAACTTTTGCGTGACCTGGGGCCTGCAATGAGCCCATTCAATGCGTTCCAGTTCATACAGGGCGTGGAAACACTATCTTTACGTGTGAAAAGACACGGTGAGAATGCTCTGGCGGTTGCCCGACACCTTAACTCACACCCGCTTGTTGAATGGGTGAACTATCCGGGCCTTGAAGACCATCCCTCCCATGAGCTTGCACAGAAGTATCTTAACGGTAGCTATGGTGCTATTCTTGGGTTCGGTGTGAAAGGCGGACTTGAAGCAGGCAAGAAGTTCATTGAGAACGTTGAGCTACTTTCACATCTTGCGAACATCGGGGATGCAAAGACACTTGTGATCCATCCTGCATCAACCACACACCAGCAGCTTACAAAGGAAGAGCGTGAGCAGACCGGTGTAACAGATGATTTTATAAGGATGTCTGTCGGATTAGAGGATATAGATGACATCATAGCTGATATCGATCAGGCATTGGAGAGGTCGCAGTAA
- a CDS encoding homoserine O-acetyltransferase MetX, translating into MSERSVGIVATNYHTIEGEFQLEGGHTLKNIRLAYETYGNLNKEKSNAILVCHALTGDAHAAGRHSDDDKKPGWWDDIIGPGKALDTDRYFVLCSNVLGGCKGTTGPASLDPDTGRQYGITFPVITIRDMVNVQKRLIDHMGITTLFAVVGGSMGGMQTLQWCVAYPELVKKAVVIASTAVSSPQQIAFNEVGRNAIISDPDWNGGDYYEGEPPVNGLSTARMIAHITYLSDASMHEKFGRRLQQGESYKFDMSNDFQVGSYLKYQGDTFTGRFDANSYLYATKAVDYFDLSMNGSLAEGLKYVQAKMLVISITSDWLYSPYHSKKIVEGLTVKEHDVSYREIESSYGHDAFLLESGQINYVIHNFLTHTSVADVMTEKVATIREGASIDTAAKVMFEEALTHLPVVNENGCLVGIVTSWDISKAVALKCSKLENIMTRDVLTAFPDEPIVAAAKRMERHSISALPVVDEKNRLIGIIDSEDINRLIG; encoded by the coding sequence ATGAGTGAAAGGTCTGTAGGCATTGTGGCAACGAACTACCATACCATAGAAGGTGAGTTCCAGTTAGAAGGCGGTCATACCCTGAAGAACATCAGGTTGGCCTATGAGACCTATGGTAATCTCAATAAGGAGAAAAGTAATGCGATCCTTGTCTGCCATGCTCTAACAGGCGATGCACACGCAGCAGGCAGGCACAGTGACGATGACAAAAAACCGGGATGGTGGGATGACATCATCGGTCCCGGGAAAGCCCTTGATACTGACAGGTACTTCGTGCTATGTTCCAATGTTCTGGGAGGGTGTAAGGGTACTACCGGACCGGCTTCCCTTGATCCTGACACGGGGCGGCAATATGGTATCACTTTTCCGGTCATAACGATTAGAGATATGGTGAATGTCCAGAAAAGGCTGATAGACCATATGGGAATCACCACTCTCTTTGCAGTAGTTGGTGGTTCCATGGGCGGTATGCAGACGCTTCAATGGTGTGTTGCCTATCCTGAGCTTGTAAAGAAGGCCGTGGTCATTGCTTCTACGGCAGTCTCATCTCCGCAGCAGATAGCTTTCAATGAGGTTGGCAGGAATGCCATTATCTCTGATCCTGACTGGAATGGGGGAGACTATTACGAGGGTGAACCCCCGGTTAATGGTCTTTCCACAGCAAGGATGATCGCTCACATCACATATCTAAGCGATGCTTCCATGCATGAAAAGTTTGGACGGAGATTGCAACAGGGTGAAAGCTACAAGTTCGATATGTCCAATGATTTTCAGGTGGGGAGCTATCTGAAATATCAGGGAGACACATTTACCGGCAGGTTCGATGCCAATTCCTATCTTTATGCTACAAAAGCTGTGGATTATTTCGACCTTTCAATGAACGGTTCTCTGGCAGAAGGCCTGAAATATGTACAGGCAAAGATGCTGGTGATATCGATAACTTCCGACTGGCTGTATTCGCCATATCATTCAAAAAAGATAGTCGAAGGTCTTACTGTAAAGGAGCATGATGTAAGTTATCGTGAGATCGAATCCAGTTATGGACACGATGCCTTCCTGCTCGAAAGCGGCCAGATCAATTATGTCATCCACAATTTCCTGACTCACACGTCCGTTGCTGATGTAATGACCGAAAAGGTTGCTACCATCAGGGAAGGCGCGAGCATAGATACAGCTGCAAAGGTCATGTTCGAGGAGGCCCTTACTCATTTGCCTGTCGTTAATGAGAACGGCTGTCTTGTTGGTATCGTCACTTCCTGGGATATCTCAAAAGCGGTTGCATTAAAGTGTAGCAAACTGGAGAATATAATGACCAGGGATGTTCTGACGGCTTTCCCTGATGAACCTATAGTAGCTGCTGCCAAGAGGATGGAGCGCCACAGCATCTCAGCTTTGCCTGTAGTCGACGAGAAGAACAGACTTATTGGTATCATCGATAGTGAGGACATCAACCGACTGATAGGTTGA
- the ppsA gene encoding phosphoenolpyruvate synthase, giving the protein MRNSKYIRWFEEIRIEDIPSVGGKNASLGEMYRELTGKDIKIPNGFAVTADAYWHVLESAGVLQKLKDSLEGLDTNDVTDLAERGKKARSIVLDAGIPDDLWEEIKEAYDKLSEEYGSETDVAVRSSATAEDLPHASFAGQQETYLNVHGYHSLKDACNRCLASLFTDRAISYRVHHKFDHFKVGLSIGVMKMVRSDLASSGVIFTIDTESGFEDVVFITGAYGLGENIVQGLVNPDEFYVFKPTLKEGYIPIIKKMMGSKEIKMIYGRGDSRILTRNVEVPLADQRKFCINDDEILLLAKYAATIEDHYSKKKGQAVPMDIEWAKDGNTDELFIVQARPETVQSRKRKDVLETYFLDERSDVLVTARSVGDKIATGAVHVIDDVSKLSSFKHGEILVADTTTPDWEPIMKRAAAIITNKGGRTCHAAIVSRELGVPAVVGAQDATEKLNNGMDVTVSCAEGDIGRVYEGILPFHIETVDLKGLGKTKTEMMMNLGNPEEAFSLSMIPNDGIGLARLEFIISSYIKVHPMALIHPEKVEDESVLEEIEKLTDGYKSKEDYFVEKLSQGVATIVASFYPKPVVVRMSDFKSNEYASLIGGKYFEFEESNPMIGFRGASRYYDERYREGFALECKAMKKVRDEMGLTNLILMIPFCRRVEEAEKVIAEMKKNGLERGENGLQVYVMCEIPSNVLLIDEFSKYFDGFSIGSNDLTQLTLGVDRDSEILASSFDERDEAVKKMVSMAIQGAKRNGKHSGICGQAPSDFPEFAEFLVREGIESISLNPDSVMKISLKVLETEKEME; this is encoded by the coding sequence ATGAGAAATAGTAAATACATTCGATGGTTCGAAGAGATACGTATAGAGGATATACCTTCTGTAGGAGGTAAAAATGCCTCACTGGGTGAGATGTATAGGGAACTGACAGGGAAGGATATTAAGATACCAAACGGTTTTGCGGTCACAGCGGATGCTTACTGGCATGTGCTGGAATCTGCAGGTGTGTTACAAAAACTCAAGGACAGTCTGGAAGGACTTGATACAAACGATGTCACTGACCTTGCTGAAAGAGGGAAAAAAGCAAGGAGCATAGTACTCGATGCAGGGATACCGGATGATCTCTGGGAAGAGATCAAAGAAGCTTACGACAAACTGAGCGAAGAGTACGGATCTGAGACCGATGTGGCAGTTCGCAGTTCTGCAACAGCAGAGGACCTTCCTCATGCTTCATTTGCAGGGCAGCAGGAAACCTACCTCAATGTACACGGCTACCACTCCCTGAAAGATGCATGTAATCGTTGCCTGGCTTCTCTTTTCACAGACAGGGCGATATCCTACCGTGTGCACCATAAGTTCGATCACTTCAAGGTCGGCCTGTCAATAGGCGTCATGAAGATGGTACGCTCAGACCTTGCATCCAGCGGGGTAATATTCACCATAGACACCGAATCCGGATTCGAGGATGTTGTATTCATAACCGGTGCTTACGGCCTTGGGGAAAACATCGTGCAGGGACTTGTCAATCCGGATGAATTCTACGTCTTCAAGCCCACCTTAAAAGAAGGCTACATCCCTATAATCAAGAAAATGATGGGCAGTAAAGAGATAAAGATGATATACGGACGTGGGGATTCCCGTATTCTTACCCGTAATGTGGAAGTTCCACTTGCAGACCAGAGAAAGTTCTGCATCAACGATGATGAGATACTCCTGCTTGCAAAATATGCTGCCACCATTGAGGACCATTATTCTAAAAAGAAAGGTCAGGCCGTACCCATGGACATAGAATGGGCAAAGGACGGCAACACCGATGAGCTGTTCATTGTACAGGCAAGACCGGAGACTGTGCAGTCAAGGAAAAGAAAGGATGTCCTTGAAACATATTTCCTCGATGAGAGGTCGGATGTTCTCGTCACTGCCAGAAGTGTAGGTGACAAGATAGCAACTGGTGCGGTGCATGTGATCGATGATGTTTCCAAGCTTTCTTCTTTCAAACATGGGGAGATACTGGTGGCTGATACGACCACTCCTGACTGGGAACCTATCATGAAACGTGCGGCTGCCATCATCACCAATAAAGGGGGGAGGACATGCCATGCAGCTATCGTCAGCCGTGAGCTTGGAGTTCCGGCAGTAGTGGGTGCACAAGATGCTACTGAAAAACTAAATAACGGGATGGATGTCACAGTCAGCTGTGCTGAGGGAGATATCGGCAGGGTCTATGAAGGCATACTGCCTTTCCACATAGAGACCGTTGACCTCAAGGGCCTGGGAAAAACAAAGACCGAGATGATGATGAACCTCGGCAACCCGGAAGAGGCATTTTCCCTTTCCATGATACCGAACGATGGTATCGGACTTGCAAGACTTGAGTTCATCATTTCGAGTTACATCAAGGTCCACCCAATGGCACTGATCCATCCTGAAAAGGTTGAAGATGAAAGTGTGCTTGAGGAAATTGAGAAACTCACAGACGGGTACAAGAGCAAGGAAGACTATTTTGTGGAAAAGCTTTCCCAGGGTGTAGCGACCATTGTGGCCTCATTCTATCCGAAACCTGTAGTTGTGCGTATGAGCGATTTTAAATCGAACGAGTATGCAAGCCTGATCGGCGGGAAATATTTCGAGTTCGAAGAGAGCAACCCCATGATAGGTTTCAGGGGAGCATCCCGCTATTATGATGAACGCTACAGGGAAGGATTCGCACTCGAGTGCAAGGCCATGAAGAAGGTTAGGGATGAGATGGGACTTACAAACCTTATCCTTATGATACCTTTCTGCAGGCGTGTGGAAGAAGCGGAAAAAGTTATCGCTGAAATGAAAAAGAACGGTCTGGAAAGAGGGGAGAACGGACTGCAGGTATATGTCATGTGTGAGATACCAAGCAATGTACTGTTGATCGATGAGTTCAGCAAATACTTCGATGGTTTTTCCATCGGCTCCAATGACCTTACCCAGCTGACCCTTGGAGTGGACAGGGATTCTGAGATACTGGCCTCATCCTTTGATGAAAGGGATGAAGCTGTGAAGAAAATGGTCTCCATGGCAATTCAGGGAGCAAAAAGGAATGGCAAGCACAGTGGAATTTGTGGTCAGGCACCCAGTGATTTCCCCGAGTTTGCAGAGTTCCTTGTGAGAGAAGGTATCGAATCGATCTCGCTCAATCCGGATTCTGTGATGAAGATATCATTGAAGGTCCTGGAAACCGAAAAAGAGATGGAATGA
- a CDS encoding RNA-guided endonuclease InsQ/TnpB family protein has protein sequence MDRTIKLKLEMPDEGKENLRQTVVLFNQVFNEVAKYGFENHTYSKVSIHHATYYDIRERHPELNSSHVQGARDVACEALKGVKLKRLPQSIPFSAIRYNKNTIRIVFEHGYASVSSVNGRVKVCFTIPKYYEQYLGWEVRSSTLNYDSRNDLFYLHVTLRTESPKPSGNTVLGIDRGIVNVAVCSNNVFFNDSKVKNARAKYAYLRKELQSKGTKSAKRLLKKMSRKERRFVTDVNHCIAKDIVNMPFDVIALEDLTSIRVQKRKGKNFNRKLNNWSFYQLEQFIRYKAEALGKQVVSVDPRFSSQKCSKCGHTYKGNRDGSSYRCRSCGFQIHADLNAARNIAQAGISCLSRLSVNQPNVGMSAVQDTVQ, from the coding sequence ATGGATAGAACCATTAAACTTAAGCTAGAGATGCCGGATGAAGGCAAAGAAAATCTCAGGCAGACAGTTGTACTTTTCAACCAAGTTTTCAACGAGGTTGCTAAGTATGGTTTTGAGAATCATACTTATTCCAAAGTTTCTATCCACCATGCTACTTATTATGACATTCGTGAACGGCACCCCGAACTTAATTCCTCTCATGTTCAGGGTGCTCGTGATGTTGCATGTGAAGCTCTTAAGGGTGTCAAACTTAAGAGACTTCCACAGAGTATCCCTTTCTCTGCAATCAGATACAACAAGAATACAATCCGTATTGTTTTCGAACATGGATATGCTTCTGTTTCGTCAGTTAATGGCAGAGTCAAGGTTTGCTTTACAATTCCCAAATACTATGAACAGTATCTTGGATGGGAGGTTCGAAGTTCTACTCTGAATTATGACAGCAGAAATGATTTGTTCTATCTGCATGTTACACTTCGAACAGAATCTCCTAAACCATCCGGTAATACTGTTCTTGGTATTGACCGAGGGATTGTCAATGTCGCAGTTTGTTCTAATAATGTCTTTTTCAATGACAGCAAGGTCAAGAATGCAAGAGCTAAATATGCATATCTGAGGAAGGAACTCCAATCCAAAGGCACCAAGTCTGCTAAACGTCTTCTTAAGAAGATGAGCAGAAAGGAAAGACGGTTTGTGACGGATGTTAACCATTGTATTGCCAAAGATATTGTCAATATGCCCTTCGATGTGATCGCTCTTGAAGATCTTACAAGTATCAGAGTCCAGAAACGTAAAGGCAAGAACTTCAATCGGAAACTCAATAATTGGAGTTTCTACCAACTTGAACAGTTTATCCGCTACAAAGCGGAAGCTCTGGGCAAGCAGGTTGTCTCGGTTGATCCCAGATTTTCCAGTCAGAAGTGTTCCAAATGTGGACACACTTACAAAGGGAATCGGGATGGTAGTTCTTACCGTTGTCGTAGTTGTGGATTTCAGATACACGCTGACCTCAATGCTGCTCGAAACATAGCTCAAGCAGGCATATCCTGCCTGAGTAGGCTGTCTGTCAACCAGCCGAATGTAGGGATGAGTGCTGTACAAGATACAGTGCAATGA